The proteins below are encoded in one region of Sedimentibacter sp. zth1:
- a CDS encoding CvpA family protein produces the protein MNYIDIIILVFIGLILLEGFKKGLIKMTFETLGLIIAFFISKQYSYIVEEFLLNRTKLYLIVHDFFQNKAQWLTQMIQEGTTDVVAKFKEIIKLPQEMQMIFIDSFKDGAVNNFDMFVNNISDFIVKSISFLVTFLIVYLLLLIICNIADTILKLPLLNLTNKIGGCIIGIVKGVLILYLVFALSSPLIAFMPENNIVKNITESKSHEFFYDKNIILNYLSYKGFYE, from the coding sequence ATGAATTATATAGATATTATAATATTAGTTTTTATTGGCTTGATTTTGTTAGAGGGATTTAAAAAAGGATTAATTAAAATGACATTTGAAACATTAGGTTTAATTATTGCCTTTTTTATAAGTAAACAATACAGTTACATAGTTGAGGAATTTCTATTAAATAGAACAAAGCTATATTTGATAGTACATGATTTTTTTCAGAACAAAGCACAATGGTTAACTCAAATGATTCAAGAAGGTACTACAGATGTAGTTGCAAAATTTAAAGAGATTATTAAATTACCTCAAGAGATGCAAATGATATTTATAGATTCTTTTAAAGATGGTGCAGTTAATAATTTTGATATGTTTGTAAATAATATTAGTGATTTCATTGTAAAATCGATTAGTTTTTTAGTTACATTTTTAATTGTATACTTATTGCTACTGATTATTTGCAATATAGCTGATACAATATTAAAATTACCATTATTGAATTTAACCAATAAAATTGGTGGATGTATAATAGGAATAGTAAAAGGTGTTTTAATACTATATTTAGTTTTTGCATTATCATCGCCTTTAATCGCTTTTATGCCAGAAAATAATATAGTAAAAAATATAACCGAATCAAAATCTCATGAATTCTTTTATGACAAAAATATAATTTTAAACTATCTATCATATAAAGGATTTTATGAATAA
- the yedF gene encoding sulfurtransferase-like selenium metabolism protein YedF, whose translation MKIINAEKLNCPQPLILTKNALEEENNIQIIVDNEIASQNIIKFCKKMNFKFNIEEKENKFYINITKENNNTKCDVENKTNSKIDINNKVYFIESDKLGSGSDELGKLLMKGFIYTITQVKPYPEHIIFLNSGVKIACENSDSIDDLNKLIQCGTKIVSCGTCLDYYQLTKKLKVGEISNMYDIVEIISSSNDVITIG comes from the coding sequence ATGAAAATAATAAATGCAGAAAAATTAAATTGTCCTCAGCCACTTATATTAACTAAGAATGCATTAGAGGAAGAAAATAATATACAAATAATTGTTGATAATGAAATAGCAAGTCAAAATATAATAAAGTTTTGCAAAAAAATGAATTTTAAATTCAATATAGAAGAAAAAGAAAATAAGTTTTATATCAACATTACTAAAGAAAATAACAATACTAAGTGTGATGTTGAAAATAAAACAAATTCAAAAATTGATATAAATAATAAGGTTTACTTCATTGAATCTGACAAACTTGGTAGTGGTTCTGATGAACTTGGAAAATTGTTGATGAAAGGTTTCATTTATACTATTACTCAAGTAAAACCTTATCCAGAACACATAATATTTTTAAATAGTGGAGTTAAAATAGCATGTGAAAATTCTGATTCAATTGATGACCTAAACAAGTTAATTCAATGTGGTACAAAGATTGTTTCATGTGGAACATGTTTGGATTATTACCAATTGACAAAGAAATTAAAGGTTGGAGAAATATCAAATATGTATGATATAGTAGAAATAATAAGTAGTTCAAATGATGTAATAACAATTGGATAA
- a CDS encoding DUF951 domain-containing protein has product MDLKVGDKIKLKKQHPCGGYEWEILRVGADFRIKCLTCGRQIWLPRKEVERRITKIITEE; this is encoded by the coding sequence ATGGATTTAAAAGTAGGAGATAAAATAAAATTAAAAAAACAACATCCATGTGGTGGATATGAGTGGGAAATACTTAGAGTAGGTGCTGATTTTAGGATTAAATGTTTAACTTGTGGTAGACAAATATGGTTGCCAAGAAAAGAAGTAGAAAGAAGAATAACAAAAATAATAACAGAAGAATAA
- a CDS encoding glycerophosphodiester phosphodiesterase, whose amino-acid sequence MTKVWAHRGAKGYYPENTLISFEGAIKQKADGIELDVQLSKDGYIMVCHDETLNRTTNGKGFIKNYNLYELKQLDAGAWYDKKFKGEKLPLLDEVLELIKGTNMDLNIEIKAGSIFYPGIEEKVIKMVNKFGIKEQVIISSFDHYALLKAKEIDNTIKTGLLYMESLYKPLKYVKTIKVNALYPNYITLNKELVEEANELNVDINTYTVNHEDDAKLIKQLDINAIITDYPDIVKNILENN is encoded by the coding sequence ATGACAAAAGTATGGGCTCATAGAGGTGCTAAGGGATATTATCCTGAAAACACACTAATTTCTTTTGAAGGAGCAATAAAACAAAAAGCTGATGGTATTGAGCTTGATGTGCAATTATCAAAAGATGGATATATCATGGTATGCCATGATGAAACTTTAAATAGGACGACCAATGGTAAAGGATTTATAAAAAATTATAATTTATATGAATTAAAACAATTAGATGCTGGTGCATGGTATGACAAGAAGTTCAAGGGTGAAAAGCTCCCACTCTTAGACGAGGTATTAGAACTAATAAAGGGTACAAATATGGATTTAAATATAGAAATAAAAGCAGGTTCAATATTTTATCCCGGAATAGAAGAAAAAGTTATAAAAATGGTAAATAAATTTGGAATAAAGGAGCAAGTCATTATTTCTTCATTTGATCACTATGCATTATTAAAAGCAAAGGAAATAGATAATACAATTAAAACAGGTCTATTGTATATGGAATCTTTATACAAACCATTAAAGTATGTAAAAACTATAAAAGTGAATGCTTTATATCCAAATTATATAACTTTAAACAAAGAACTAGTTGAAGAAGCAAATGAGTTAAATGTAGATATAAATACATATACAGTCAACCATGAAGATGATGCTAAACTTATAAAGCAATTAGATATTAATGCAATAATAACAGATTATCCTGATATTGTTAAAAATATATTGGAAAACAATTGA
- a CDS encoding MATE family efflux transporter has product MKKNRKLDKEFYKLLIVVAIPIIIQNLISIGLNMVDSIMIGKLGVNPLAAVGLANRIYFIFSMICFGIFSGSSIFIAQYWGVKDIKNIKKVFGINIFLGTALSLVSTIVVLIFSKQILSIFSSDNSVVEQGVDYLRIICFSYIFTALSFAASFNSRAIHKLRIPTLISAIAIMINTFLNYLLIYGKFGFPEFGVKGAAIATFIARIIEFIFMFLYIYKSKNHPLAATFKEMLSWDITMLKNVIKTSFPVIVSESSWALGTTVYYIAYGIIGPSAIAVVQVAYIINDLFQSMFLGVGNAASVILGNEIGKNNLEKAENYSKKLIKITFILNIVVSIALILVRNIIVDIYNFDSNTSIMLEKSLIVFALFTTPKMFTYVFICGILRSGGDTKYCMTVELITIWLIGVPLAFFGVLVLKLPLHWVLTLVFSEEIIKLFIIVKRYKTKNWLNNLI; this is encoded by the coding sequence ATGAAAAAAAACAGAAAATTAGACAAAGAATTTTATAAGTTGCTAATTGTTGTAGCTATTCCTATCATAATTCAAAATCTTATTTCTATTGGATTAAACATGGTGGATTCTATAATGATTGGAAAACTTGGTGTAAACCCATTAGCAGCCGTTGGTTTAGCAAATAGAATATATTTTATTTTTTCCATGATCTGCTTTGGTATATTTAGTGGTTCTTCGATATTTATTGCTCAATATTGGGGAGTAAAAGATATTAAAAACATAAAAAAGGTATTCGGTATTAATATTTTTTTGGGTACTGCTTTATCACTTGTTTCGACTATAGTAGTTTTAATTTTTTCAAAACAAATTTTATCAATATTTAGTAGTGACAATTCTGTAGTTGAACAAGGCGTTGATTATTTAAGAATTATTTGCTTTTCATACATATTTACCGCATTGTCCTTTGCAGCCAGTTTTAATTCAAGAGCTATTCATAAACTAAGAATTCCTACATTGATAAGTGCTATAGCAATTATGATAAATACATTTCTTAATTACTTGCTTATTTATGGAAAATTTGGTTTTCCAGAATTTGGGGTAAAAGGGGCAGCTATTGCAACATTTATTGCGCGAATTATTGAATTTATTTTTATGTTTTTATATATTTATAAATCAAAAAATCATCCTCTAGCTGCTACTTTTAAGGAAATGCTTTCTTGGGATATTACTATGCTAAAGAATGTTATCAAAACATCCTTTCCAGTAATAGTTTCAGAATCATCTTGGGCACTTGGAACTACAGTTTATTATATAGCATATGGTATTATTGGGCCATCAGCAATTGCTGTTGTACAGGTTGCATATATTATAAATGATTTATTTCAATCAATGTTCCTTGGAGTAGGTAATGCAGCATCAGTTATTTTAGGTAATGAAATTGGTAAAAACAACTTAGAAAAAGCTGAAAATTACAGTAAAAAATTGATTAAAATAACTTTTATATTGAATATTGTTGTTTCCATTGCTTTGATTTTAGTTAGAAATATTATTGTTGATATATATAATTTTGATTCCAATACAAGTATTATGCTTGAAAAATCATTAATTGTTTTTGCTTTATTTACAACTCCAAAGATGTTTACATATGTATTTATTTGTGGTATTTTACGTTCGGGTGGAGACACTAAATACTGTATGACTGTTGAACTTATAACTATTTGGCTAATTGGTGTTCCTTTAGCTTTTTTTGGAGTTTTAGTACTTAAGCTTCCTTTACACTGGGTCCTTACACTTGTTTTTAGTGAAGAGATTATAAAATTATTTATTATTGTAAAAAGGTATAAAACTAAAAATTGGTTGAATAATTTAATTTAA
- a CDS encoding HutD family protein, whose translation MLCDYKVIRKNDFKKDVWSGGTTTQLAIFPENELYKDRKFLWRLSSATVEQETSTFTPLPYYNRILMILDGKIELNHSDTEIINLNAFDQNEFDGANQTVSKGKVVDFNLMMRKGKCTGKVKNINVPKGSKILTNEINGFYTYDNYTLAIYNYKSDAIINIGNNIIQKLYQGDLFLVTYKEQISSLRIEFENTSEEDSEIIIAQIFY comes from the coding sequence ATGCTTTGTGATTATAAAGTTATAAGAAAAAATGATTTTAAAAAAGACGTTTGGTCTGGAGGAACAACTACACAATTAGCTATTTTTCCAGAAAATGAATTATACAAAGATAGAAAATTTTTGTGGAGATTAAGCTCTGCAACAGTAGAACAAGAGACATCAACTTTTACGCCATTACCATATTATAACAGAATATTGATGATTTTAGATGGAAAAATCGAGTTAAATCATAGTGATACTGAAATAATTAATTTAAATGCTTTTGATCAAAATGAGTTTGATGGAGCAAATCAAACAGTAAGCAAAGGTAAGGTTGTAGATTTCAACCTAATGATGCGAAAAGGAAAGTGTACAGGAAAAGTTAAAAATATAAATGTACCAAAAGGTAGTAAAATATTAACTAATGAAATAAATGGTTTTTATACGTATGATAATTATACATTAGCAATATATAACTATAAATCAGATGCAATAATAAATATTGGCAATAATATAATTCAAAAGCTTTATCAGGGAGATTTATTTTTAGTAACATACAAGGAGCAAATAAGTTCTTTGCGAATTGAATTTGAAAATACTTCTGAAGAAGACAGTGAAATTATTATAGCTCAAATATTTTATTAA
- the pyrB gene encoding aspartate carbamoyltransferase has protein sequence MLKGRHLIDPMDLSLQELDSIFDLADKIIANPEKYSEVCKGKILATLFYEPSTRTRLSFEAAMLRLGGSIMGFSSANSSSAAKGESVADTIRTIACYADIAAMRHPKEGAPKVASLSTNMPVINAGDGGHQHPTQTLTDLLTIRSLKKRLNNFTIGFCGDLKFGRTVHSLIKALSRYENIKFVLISPQELRIPDYIRQEVLIKNNIEFIEVEKLEDSINDLDVMYMTRVQKERFFNEADYIRLKDSYILDLKKLENAKKDLNILHPLPRVNEISVEVDNDERACYFKQAKYGMFVRMALIIKLLGVE, from the coding sequence ATGTTAAAAGGAAGACATTTAATAGATCCAATGGATTTATCATTACAAGAATTAGACTCAATATTTGACTTAGCAGATAAGATTATTGCTAATCCTGAAAAATATTCAGAGGTATGTAAGGGAAAAATACTTGCAACATTGTTTTATGAGCCAAGTACAAGAACAAGATTAAGTTTTGAAGCAGCAATGCTAAGACTAGGTGGAAGTATCATGGGATTTTCATCAGCAAATTCGAGTTCTGCTGCAAAAGGTGAGAGCGTAGCAGATACTATAAGAACAATAGCTTGTTATGCAGATATAGCAGCTATGAGACATCCAAAAGAGGGTGCACCAAAAGTTGCATCATTAAGTACAAATATGCCGGTTATCAATGCTGGAGATGGTGGACACCAACACCCAACACAAACATTAACAGATTTACTAACAATAAGATCGCTTAAAAAAAGACTAAACAATTTTACAATAGGATTTTGCGGGGACTTAAAATTTGGTAGAACTGTACATTCACTTATCAAAGCCTTATCAAGGTACGAAAATATTAAATTTGTTTTAATATCCCCACAAGAATTAAGAATCCCAGATTATATTAGACAAGAAGTACTTATAAAAAACAATATAGAATTTATTGAAGTAGAAAAATTAGAAGATAGCATAAATGATTTAGATGTAATGTACATGACAAGAGTGCAAAAAGAAAGATTTTTTAATGAAGCAGATTATATAAGATTAAAAGATAGTTATATACTAGATTTAAAGAAACTTGAAAATGCTAAAAAAGATTTAAATATATTACACCCACTTCCAAGAGTAAATGAAATATCAGTAGAAGTAGATAATGATGAAAGAGCATGTTATTTTAAACAAGCCAAATACGGAATGTTTGTTAGAATGGCATTAATAATTAAATTATTGGGGGTAGAATAA
- a CDS encoding aspartate carbamoyltransferase regulatory subunit: MLKIDSIEKGLVIDHIQAGKGMELVQHLNLDKLESSVAIIKNAKSNKMGRKDIIKIENVIDLDLKVLGFIDPTITINVIENDKIVDKINLSLPEKVVNVVKCKNPRCITSIEQEIPNIFRLTDKETKTYRCVYCDMAYDGNN, translated from the coding sequence ATGTTAAAAATAGATAGCATAGAAAAAGGATTAGTAATAGACCATATTCAAGCTGGTAAAGGCATGGAGTTAGTGCAACACTTAAATTTAGACAAATTAGAAAGTAGTGTTGCTATTATTAAAAATGCTAAAAGTAACAAAATGGGTAGAAAAGATATAATTAAAATAGAAAATGTTATAGATTTAGATTTAAAAGTTTTGGGATTCATTGACCCTACCATAACAATAAACGTTATAGAAAATGATAAAATTGTAGATAAAATAAATTTATCATTACCAGAAAAGGTAGTAAATGTAGTTAAATGTAAAAACCCAAGATGTATTACATCAATAGAGCAAGAAATTCCAAATATTTTCAGATTAACAGATAAGGAAACTAAAACATATAGATGTGTTTATTGTGATATGGCTTATGATGGAAATAATTAA
- a CDS encoding dihydroorotase, producing MEIIKIKNVRIIDKYTDKLGTVTIVDGKISENYIDDDLCNIIDGIGLVIMPAFADLHSHFRDPGYTYKEDILTASKAAVRGGYTSAVVMANTNPVCANMEVYNYVKSKAQEIGLVDVEPVIAISEGLKGESIEHLEKLDKCVKFLSDDGKGVMSSKMMEDALTFAKKNDMVVMSHAEDTSFSKADMRKAENYMTLRDLYACHETGGRLHLCHVSTKEAISMLKDAKSKNVNVTCEVTPHHIFFNSEMSNYRVNPPIRQKKDVEAIISAINEDIVFAIATDHAPHSEEDKRNGSPGMCGLETAFSVCYTKLVKQNNISLNKLSELMSYNPCSMMRLNKGLIKHSYDADLVLIDINKKVKINVNEFASKSKNSPFDSYELYGEIVTTIKNGKIVYNN from the coding sequence ATGGAAATAATTAAAATAAAAAATGTTAGAATAATAGATAAATATACGGATAAATTAGGTACTGTAACCATAGTAGATGGTAAGATATCAGAAAACTATATAGATGATGACTTGTGTAATATTATAGATGGAATTGGACTAGTAATAATGCCTGCATTTGCAGATTTACATTCTCATTTTAGAGATCCAGGCTATACATACAAAGAAGATATTCTAACAGCAAGTAAAGCTGCTGTTAGAGGTGGTTATACATCAGCTGTTGTGATGGCAAATACTAATCCTGTATGCGCCAATATGGAAGTTTATAATTATGTAAAATCTAAAGCGCAAGAAATAGGGCTAGTAGATGTTGAACCTGTTATAGCTATTTCAGAGGGGCTTAAAGGTGAAAGTATAGAACATCTTGAAAAACTAGATAAATGCGTTAAATTTCTTTCTGATGACGGAAAAGGTGTTATGTCTAGCAAGATGATGGAGGATGCTTTAACATTTGCTAAGAAAAATGATATGGTTGTTATGTCTCATGCAGAGGACACTAGTTTTTCTAAAGCAGATATGAGAAAAGCTGAAAATTATATGACACTTAGAGATTTATATGCATGTCATGAAACAGGTGGTAGACTTCATTTATGCCATGTGAGTACAAAGGAAGCTATAAGCATGCTAAAAGATGCAAAATCTAAAAATGTAAATGTGACCTGTGAAGTAACACCACATCATATATTTTTTAATAGTGAAATGTCTAATTATAGAGTAAATCCACCAATTAGACAAAAGAAAGACGTAGAAGCAATAATCAGTGCTATAAATGAAGATATAGTATTTGCTATAGCTACCGACCACGCTCCTCATAGCGAAGAAGATAAAAGAAATGGTTCACCAGGTATGTGTGGATTAGAAACAGCTTTTTCAGTATGCTATACAAAATTAGTAAAACAAAATAATATCAGTTTAAATAAATTATCAGAACTAATGTCTTATAATCCATGTAGTATGATGAGACTAAACAAGGGTTTAATAAAACATTCATATGATGCAGATTTAGTTTTGATAGATATTAATAAAAAAGTTAAAATCAATGTAAATGAATTTGCATCTAAAAGCAAAAACTCTCCATTCGATAGTTATGAACTTTATGGAGAAATAGTAACAACAATAAAAAATGGTAAAATTGTTTATAATAATTAA
- the pyrF gene encoding orotidine-5'-phosphate decarboxylase: MIVDRLYKNVEKNGHVCLGLDTDYEYIPEWFRNKFSSKGEAIFNFNKNIIDETLDVVACYKVQIAYYEALGFEGLKAYSDTLKYIRQKGSIVIADIKRGDISKTAQMYAKGHFTGDFEADFVTLNPYMGVNDSIEPFLNYVKNNEKGLFILVRTSNKGARDFQYIKDAQNKALYETVGEKLNDLASENLGHCGFSSIGAVVGCTNNEEGIALREKINKMFLLIPGYGAQGGTKDDIKNYLIKGNGAVVNSSRGILLSYKKVENGDKIFAKCARNEAIKMRDDIRSCL; encoded by the coding sequence ATGATAGTAGATAGGCTTTATAAAAATGTAGAAAAAAATGGACATGTATGCTTAGGACTTGACACAGATTATGAATATATACCTGAATGGTTTAGAAACAAATTCTCTTCAAAAGGAGAAGCAATATTTAACTTTAATAAAAATATAATAGACGAAACGCTAGATGTTGTTGCATGTTACAAAGTACAAATAGCTTATTATGAAGCATTAGGTTTTGAAGGATTAAAAGCCTACTCTGATACACTTAAATATATTAGACAAAAGGGTTCAATAGTTATAGCAGACATAAAGAGGGGAGATATATCAAAAACAGCTCAAATGTATGCAAAGGGACATTTTACAGGAGATTTTGAAGCCGATTTTGTAACATTAAATCCATATATGGGTGTTAATGATAGTATTGAGCCATTTTTAAATTATGTTAAAAATAATGAAAAAGGATTATTTATATTAGTTAGAACATCAAACAAAGGAGCAAGAGATTTCCAATATATAAAAGACGCACAAAATAAAGCTCTATATGAAACAGTAGGAGAAAAACTTAATGATTTAGCTAGTGAAAATTTAGGTCATTGTGGATTTAGCTCAATAGGTGCAGTAGTTGGTTGTACAAACAATGAAGAGGGAATAGCATTAAGGGAAAAAATAAATAAAATGTTTTTACTTATACCTGGCTATGGAGCTCAAGGTGGTACAAAAGATGATATAAAAAATTACTTGATAAAAGGTAATGGTGCAGTAGTTAATTCTTCTAGGGGTATTTTATTATCATATAAAAAAGTAGAAAATGGTGATAAAATATTTGCAAAATGTGCAAGAAATGAAGCTATAAAAATGAGAGATGATATAAGAAGCTGTTTATAG
- a CDS encoding dihydroorotate dehydrogenase electron transfer subunit has product MKVTVSKIICNQQVINNIFKIVIQFSDVIKAGQFFMLKTLNDEFLLPRPISVHDCNSNSVTFLYRVGGRGTQVISKLQANDEIQVFGPLGNGFDIDKIKGKIAIVGGGIGTAPLLYLTKKLNKDVDVFLGFKDVVYSVDEFSKHSNNVWITTEDGSVGQKGFVTSLIDFKKYDTVVTCGPEVMMNVVMNKCEEENIRCFVSLEKRMACGLGACLGCAIETKDGMKRVCKDGPVFEISELVR; this is encoded by the coding sequence ATGAAAGTTACAGTTAGTAAAATAATTTGCAATCAACAAGTTATAAATAACATATTTAAAATTGTAATACAATTCTCAGACGTAATAAAGGCTGGACAGTTTTTTATGCTAAAAACATTAAATGATGAATTTTTATTGCCTAGACCTATTAGTGTACACGATTGCAATAGTAACTCTGTTACATTTTTGTATAGAGTAGGAGGAAGAGGTACACAAGTTATAAGTAAACTACAAGCAAATGACGAAATTCAAGTATTTGGTCCATTAGGCAATGGATTTGATATTGATAAAATTAAAGGTAAAATTGCAATAGTTGGAGGGGGTATAGGAACAGCTCCACTTTTGTATTTAACAAAAAAATTAAATAAAGATGTAGATGTTTTTTTAGGATTTAAAGATGTTGTGTATAGTGTTGATGAATTCAGTAAACATTCTAATAACGTGTGGATAACTACTGAAGATGGAAGTGTAGGACAAAAGGGGTTTGTAACAAGTTTAATAGATTTCAAAAAATATGATACAGTTGTAACTTGTGGACCGGAAGTTATGATGAATGTAGTTATGAATAAATGTGAAGAAGAAAATATTAGATGTTTTGTTTCATTAGAAAAACGAATGGCTTGTGGGTTGGGAGCTTGTCTTGGTTGTGCAATAGAAACGAAGGACGGAATGAAGAGAGTTTGCAAAGATGGACCAGTATTTGAAATATCTGAGCTAGTGAGGTAA
- a CDS encoding dihydroorotate dehydrogenase, producing the protein MIVKTLNKEFKNPVLVASGTFGFGEEYNEIYDISCLGGICSKGLTINPKNGNTGIRIWETPMGMINSIGLQNPGVDKFIIEELPKMKKYNTNIIANLGGGTIDEYLKGIEKLNNTDVDIIELNISCPNVKSGGMAFGIKSSVAYKVVKEVKTICKKPLMVKLSPNAENIVDMAITCEKAGADAISLINTIKSMAIDINTKKAVFDNVYAGLSGPCIKPIALRMVHEVCKAVSVPVCGLGGISNATDAIEFIMAGATLVQVGTCNFIKPNIAKDIINGIDKYMKKEGINSLEEIRGII; encoded by the coding sequence ATGATAGTTAAAACTTTAAATAAAGAATTTAAAAATCCAGTTTTAGTAGCTTCAGGTACTTTTGGCTTTGGAGAAGAATACAATGAAATTTATGATATTTCATGTTTAGGAGGAATATGCTCAAAAGGATTAACAATAAATCCGAAAAACGGAAACACTGGTATAAGAATTTGGGAAACACCAATGGGTATGATAAATAGTATAGGTTTACAAAACCCAGGTGTAGATAAATTTATAATAGAAGAATTACCTAAAATGAAAAAATATAACACAAATATTATAGCAAATTTAGGTGGGGGAACAATAGATGAATACTTAAAAGGTATAGAAAAATTAAACAACACTGATGTTGATATTATTGAGTTAAACATATCATGCCCAAATGTAAAAAGTGGTGGAATGGCATTTGGTATAAAAAGCTCAGTAGCTTATAAGGTTGTAAAAGAAGTAAAAACCATTTGCAAAAAACCTTTAATGGTTAAATTATCACCAAATGCAGAAAATATAGTAGATATGGCAATAACGTGCGAAAAGGCAGGAGCAGATGCTATTTCTTTGATTAATACAATTAAATCAATGGCAATAGATATTAATACAAAAAAAGCTGTATTTGATAATGTTTATGCAGGTCTTTCAGGTCCCTGTATTAAGCCAATAGCACTTAGAATGGTGCATGAGGTATGCAAAGCAGTTAGTGTTCCTGTTTGCGGATTAGGTGGAATTTCTAATGCAACAGATGCGATTGAATTTATTATGGCAGGAGCTACATTAGTGCAAGTTGGAACATGTAATTTTATCAAACCAAATATTGCAAAAGATATAATAAATGGAATTGATAAATATATGAAAAAAGAAGGTATAAACAGTTTAGAAGAAATAAGAGGAATTATTTAA
- the pyrE gene encoding orotate phosphoribosyltransferase produces MTNVIEILKECEALLEGHFLLSSGRHSNRYCQCAKLLQYPDKAEEVISIVKEKVKDLGINVVVGPAMGGITAAYELGKQLGVKAIFTERENNIMTLRRGFEINSGDKILIMEDVVTTGKSSLETAKVLELLGGIVIGIGCVVDRKSSQIDLPIYSSVQLEFETYEAENCPLCKKGSKPVKPGSRKF; encoded by the coding sequence ATGACAAATGTAATAGAAATTTTAAAAGAATGTGAAGCATTATTAGAAGGACATTTCTTATTATCATCCGGAAGACATAGCAACAGATATTGCCAATGTGCAAAATTATTGCAATATCCAGACAAGGCTGAAGAAGTTATCTCTATTGTAAAGGAAAAAGTAAAAGATTTAGGAATTAACGTAGTAGTTGGACCAGCAATGGGTGGAATAACAGCAGCTTATGAATTAGGAAAACAACTAGGTGTAAAAGCTATATTTACTGAAAGAGAAAATAATATTATGACACTTAGAAGAGGATTTGAAATAAACTCTGGCGACAAAATACTTATTATGGAAGATGTTGTTACAACAGGTAAATCATCACTAGAAACTGCAAAAGTATTAGAATTACTTGGTGGAATAGTAATAGGTATTGGTTGCGTAGTAGATAGGAAATCAAGTCAAATAGACTTACCGATATATAGCAGTGTGCAATTAGAGTTTGAAACATATGAAGCAGAAAATTGTCCGTTATGCAAAAAAGGTTCTAAGCCAGTAAAACCAGGAAGTCGAAAATTTTAA